From a region of the Geothrix sp. 21YS21S-2 genome:
- a CDS encoding transglutaminase family protein, whose product MSLRSLALLALLAPALAAQAIRGLPDWAMPHAIQGASETPAGDPDAWVILDRTEFAYRGDGEIRKRNFRLVHIRTERGLDQGGYFIHGLGGASSRIRRLKGWNLRPDGEVVRLDRDFIATVGGGSAADYSTGTTTVAVLDRVVKGSYVAFESEETITHPLGPLDGSTILEARPIRRWELAMAKSVGWFTATSTEGVSLRLETRHFPPLFPQPDPKATSLALSDLPALPRNEAAAPGARNFLPWVALAFADASLKNVPDLASWDSYAKWVHGVYEARTLPCRPVDLAGATGLDALRTIRRWMQREMTYKQVYLTPDRGWVPESPREVLRARFGDCKDLAGLFMAAARDAGLEAVPVKARIVEGSIEPGEPVGPFAFNHVIAGIRLEKTSGMPAEVVTPLGRFLLVDLTEQFTPLGRLGEAHRGGRVLICTAQGAAWAEIPAAAIVPSRVEVRLEGTETDSGGLKGTLSVTETGSGAGLRHLALSGGSKAVRERCATLLDLPAGSRWDLARLADPKDGQETFQAQVAFEVPEALEPTGSEWLLPHFGLPPSPASIQRLGQPRRLPVAVQDGPGWDWHATLHLRAPKAPATPEADLETPFRTLHWTAKRDGLTLDLHLRQTRRQVLYPYERREEGVQDQRDDWKRFRTFVDAALTVVPPPPPAPEPPAPEPPKAKKRPTSPG is encoded by the coding sequence ATGAGCTTACGCAGCCTCGCCCTCCTCGCGCTCCTCGCCCCGGCCCTCGCGGCCCAGGCCATCCGGGGCCTGCCCGACTGGGCCATGCCGCACGCCATCCAGGGAGCCTCGGAAACCCCCGCCGGGGACCCCGACGCCTGGGTGATCCTGGACCGCACTGAATTCGCCTATCGGGGCGACGGAGAAATCCGCAAGCGCAACTTCCGCCTTGTGCACATCCGCACGGAGCGGGGACTGGACCAGGGCGGCTACTTCATCCACGGCCTGGGCGGCGCCTCGAGCCGGATCAGGAGGCTCAAGGGCTGGAACCTCCGCCCCGACGGCGAGGTCGTGAGGCTCGACCGGGACTTCATCGCGACCGTGGGCGGGGGGAGCGCCGCGGACTATTCCACCGGCACCACCACGGTCGCCGTCCTGGACCGGGTCGTCAAGGGCAGCTACGTGGCCTTCGAATCCGAGGAGACCATCACCCATCCCCTGGGCCCGCTGGATGGCTCCACCATCCTCGAGGCCCGGCCCATCCGGCGCTGGGAGCTGGCGATGGCCAAGTCGGTGGGATGGTTCACCGCCACCTCCACGGAGGGCGTCAGCCTGCGGCTGGAGACCCGCCACTTCCCGCCCCTCTTCCCCCAGCCCGACCCCAAGGCCACCTCCCTGGCCCTAAGCGACCTGCCCGCCCTGCCCCGGAACGAAGCCGCCGCCCCCGGCGCCAGGAACTTCCTGCCCTGGGTGGCCCTGGCCTTTGCCGACGCCTCCCTGAAGAACGTCCCCGACCTCGCCAGCTGGGACAGCTACGCGAAATGGGTCCACGGCGTCTACGAGGCCCGCACCCTACCGTGCAGGCCCGTTGACCTCGCCGGCGCCACCGGGCTGGACGCGCTCCGGACCATCCGGCGCTGGATGCAGCGGGAGATGACCTACAAGCAGGTCTACCTGACACCGGACCGGGGCTGGGTTCCCGAATCCCCCAGGGAGGTCCTCCGCGCGCGGTTCGGCGACTGCAAGGATCTGGCGGGGCTGTTCATGGCGGCCGCCAGGGACGCGGGCCTCGAGGCGGTCCCCGTGAAGGCCCGCATCGTGGAGGGCTCCATCGAGCCAGGGGAACCCGTGGGCCCCTTCGCCTTCAACCACGTCATCGCCGGCATCCGGCTGGAAAAGACCTCGGGAATGCCCGCGGAGGTCGTCACGCCCCTGGGCCGGTTCCTGCTGGTCGACCTCACGGAGCAGTTCACGCCCCTGGGCCGCCTGGGAGAGGCCCACCGGGGCGGGCGCGTGCTCATCTGCACCGCCCAGGGCGCGGCCTGGGCGGAGATCCCCGCGGCGGCCATCGTTCCGTCCAGGGTGGAGGTGCGCCTGGAAGGCACAGAGACCGACAGCGGCGGCCTCAAGGGCACCCTCTCCGTCACCGAGACGGGCAGCGGCGCGGGACTCCGGCACCTGGCCCTCTCCGGAGGGTCCAAGGCCGTGCGGGAGCGCTGCGCCACGCTGCTGGACCTTCCCGCGGGGTCCAGGTGGGACCTGGCGCGCCTGGCGGACCCCAAGGACGGCCAGGAGACCTTCCAGGCGCAGGTGGCCTTCGAGGTGCCCGAAGCCCTGGAGCCCACGGGTTCGGAATGGCTCCTCCCCCATTTCGGCCTCCCGCCCAGCCCCGCGTCCATCCAGCGGCTGGGCCAGCCCCGGCGCCTGCCGGTGGCCGTGCAGGACGGGCCCGGATGGGACTGGCACGCCACCCTCCACCTGCGTGCCCCCAAGGCCCCCGCCACGCCCGAAGCGGACCTGGAGACGCCCTTCCGCACCCTCCACTGGACCGCGAAGCGCGATGGGCTGACCCTGGACCTTCATCTGCGCCAGACCCGCAGGCAGGTGCTCTATCCCTACGAGCGCCGCGAGGAGGGCGTGCAGGACCAGCGCGACGACTGGAAGCGGTTCCGGACCTTCGTGGACGCGGCCCTCACCGTGGTCCCGCCGCCGCCCCCCGCTCCCGAGCCCCCCGCGCCGGAGCCCCCCAAGGCGAAGAAGCGGCCTACTTCCCCCGGATGA
- a CDS encoding YoaK family protein yields MSPHRPPVHSRRHHRYLRVARKRTVRALQGHLNLETVPHGIGKAIGTTLDLLPLDANLLTKQGSDRSKILNRQLAWSMAFIAGAVNAGGFLAVKTYTSHVSGTFSRFADELARGRMRLAYAALEILVCFTLGAFTAGTLINLGRRLKFRAHYALSLMIEAGLLLLFGLMGATLSHQREFFLPMTIILLSFMMGMHNSVVTSISNAEVRTTHMTGNLTDFGIELSRLVYPNVFHRRGSDPIRANRDRLKLHGLILLSFAGGGFVGAVGFRHVGYKVTVFLAAFLFILAVRPVVHELRVRWRMMGGMPDYTDARALARDLFIRGK; encoded by the coding sequence ATGAGCCCGCATCGCCCCCCCGTCCATTCGCGGCGGCACCATCGATACCTGCGCGTGGCCCGGAAGCGGACCGTGAGGGCCCTCCAGGGCCACCTGAACCTCGAGACCGTGCCCCACGGCATCGGCAAGGCCATCGGGACGACCCTGGACCTGCTTCCCCTGGACGCCAACCTCCTCACCAAGCAGGGCTCGGACCGAAGCAAGATCCTGAACCGGCAGCTGGCCTGGTCCATGGCCTTCATCGCCGGTGCCGTCAACGCCGGCGGGTTCCTGGCCGTGAAGACCTACACCTCCCATGTGTCGGGCACCTTCTCCCGTTTCGCCGACGAGCTGGCCCGGGGCCGCATGCGCCTGGCCTACGCCGCGCTGGAGATCCTGGTGTGCTTCACCCTGGGCGCGTTCACCGCGGGCACCCTGATCAACCTGGGCCGGCGCCTGAAGTTCCGGGCCCACTACGCCCTGAGCCTGATGATCGAGGCCGGCCTCCTCCTGCTCTTCGGGCTCATGGGCGCCACTCTCAGCCACCAGCGGGAGTTCTTCCTGCCCATGACCATCATCCTCCTCTCCTTCATGATGGGGATGCACAACTCCGTGGTCACCAGCATCTCCAACGCCGAGGTCCGCACCACCCACATGACCGGAAACCTCACCGACTTCGGCATCGAGCTCAGCCGCCTGGTGTACCCCAACGTCTTCCACCGCCGCGGCAGCGACCCCATCCGGGCCAACCGCGACCGCCTCAAGCTGCATGGCCTGATCCTGCTGTCCTTCGCGGGCGGCGGTTTCGTGGGGGCCGTGGGCTTCCGCCACGTGGGCTACAAGGTCACGGTCTTCCTCGCTGCCTTCCTGTTCATCCTGGCGGTGCGGCCCGTGGTGCACGAGCTGCGGGTGCGCTGGCGCATGATGGGCGGGATGCCGGACTACACTGATGCCAGGGCGCTGGCGCGGGACCTTTTCATCCGGGGGAAGTAG
- a CDS encoding proton-conducting transporter membrane subunit encodes MLQSLYFSALLLATLSGVPGLAWPARGGRAASWMLAGSALCALGLAGSVLYGGLAWQAELRWALPGAHFLFRGDPIGTFILVPATLVPAILSFYAEGYWSDGTHADTAPTLRLFFGISVGCMVLLTAAANAVLFLFGWEIMAILAFLMVTTSDQDAAVRDAGWIYLVASHTGALMLFAGFALLALGTGTGFDLGPVRAGFASTPAGTAAFLLLLGGFLLKAGVGPLHVWLPGAHAAAPSHVSALLSGLMLKMGILGILRIIAWTPDPPLWWAGLLTGLGAASGIMSMAFALGQKDLKRLLAYSSIENVSVIALGLGLALAGKTLGLPALVLLGGTGALFHLLNHALLKPLLFMGAGSVMHATGTRDLERLGGLARAMPRTAFLFLAGSFGICALPPLNGFAGEWLIYLGAFRGIQPQGWVWSVVTLASLAVIGALTVACFTRAYGIVFLGEPRKDLGAPAHESPRSMTGTMAVLAGICLFIGLFPAALAPALQAAARDLGPGLPSLGSLASLGSLSLVAVIGIPMGLAVWQAIRRGPSTRAVTWDCGYAAPTARIQYTASSFSRMLTDAFRWLLLPIERIPRIQGLFPREARFQSQAPDTLLDRGLNPAASFVASVLSWLRFLQAGHLPIYLLYVVLTLVALFAWTLK; translated from the coding sequence GTGCTTCAGAGTCTCTATTTCAGCGCACTGCTCCTGGCCACCCTTTCCGGGGTGCCCGGCCTGGCGTGGCCCGCCCGCGGGGGGCGCGCGGCGTCCTGGATGCTTGCCGGTTCCGCCCTGTGCGCCCTCGGACTCGCCGGGAGCGTCCTCTACGGGGGGCTGGCCTGGCAGGCCGAACTGCGGTGGGCCCTTCCCGGGGCCCATTTCCTTTTCAGGGGGGACCCCATCGGGACCTTCATCCTGGTGCCGGCGACCCTGGTGCCCGCCATCCTCTCCTTCTACGCCGAGGGCTACTGGAGCGACGGCACCCACGCCGACACCGCCCCGACCCTGCGGCTCTTCTTCGGGATCTCGGTGGGCTGCATGGTCCTGCTCACCGCCGCCGCCAACGCCGTGCTCTTCCTCTTCGGCTGGGAGATCATGGCGATCCTGGCCTTCCTGATGGTCACCACCAGCGACCAGGACGCCGCGGTGCGCGATGCCGGGTGGATCTACCTGGTGGCCTCCCACACCGGCGCCCTCATGCTCTTCGCGGGCTTCGCCCTGCTGGCCCTGGGCACGGGCACCGGCTTCGACCTGGGGCCCGTGCGCGCGGGCTTCGCCTCCACGCCCGCGGGCACCGCGGCCTTCCTCCTGCTCCTCGGGGGCTTCCTCCTCAAGGCCGGTGTGGGGCCCCTCCACGTGTGGCTCCCCGGGGCCCATGCGGCCGCCCCCAGCCACGTGAGCGCCCTGCTGTCGGGGCTCATGCTCAAGATGGGGATCCTCGGGATCCTGCGGATCATCGCCTGGACCCCGGACCCGCCGCTCTGGTGGGCGGGACTCCTCACGGGCCTGGGCGCTGCCTCGGGGATCATGTCCATGGCCTTCGCCCTGGGCCAGAAGGACCTCAAGCGGCTCCTGGCCTACAGCTCCATCGAGAACGTCAGCGTCATCGCCCTGGGCCTGGGGCTGGCCCTGGCGGGCAAGACCCTGGGCCTGCCCGCCCTGGTGCTGCTGGGCGGCACCGGCGCCCTCTTCCACCTGCTCAACCACGCCCTCCTCAAGCCCCTGCTCTTCATGGGCGCCGGGTCGGTGATGCACGCCACGGGCACCCGCGACCTGGAGCGGCTGGGAGGCCTGGCCCGCGCCATGCCCCGCACGGCCTTCCTCTTCCTGGCGGGTTCCTTCGGCATCTGCGCCCTGCCCCCCCTCAACGGCTTCGCGGGCGAGTGGCTCATCTACCTGGGGGCCTTCCGCGGCATCCAGCCCCAGGGCTGGGTGTGGTCCGTGGTGACCCTGGCCTCGCTGGCCGTCATCGGGGCCCTGACCGTGGCCTGCTTCACCCGGGCCTACGGCATCGTCTTCCTGGGCGAGCCCCGGAAGGACCTGGGCGCCCCCGCCCACGAGTCCCCCCGCAGCATGACCGGGACCATGGCCGTGCTGGCCGGGATCTGCCTGTTCATCGGCCTGTTCCCGGCCGCCCTGGCCCCCGCCCTGCAGGCGGCTGCGCGCGACCTGGGCCCGGGCCTGCCCTCCCTGGGGAGCCTGGCCAGCCTCGGGTCGCTCTCCCTGGTGGCGGTCATCGGCATCCCCATGGGCCTGGCGGTGTGGCAGGCCATCCGCAGGGGCCCCTCCACCCGGGCCGTCACCTGGGACTGCGGCTACGCCGCCCCCACGGCCCGCATCCAGTACACGGCCTCCAGCTTCTCCCGCATGCTCACGGACGCCTTCCGGTGGCTGCTCCTGCCCATCGAGCGCATCCCCCGCATCCAGGGGCTCTTCCCCCGCGAGGCCCGCTTCCAGTCCCAGGCCCCCGACACCCTCCTGGACCGCGGCCTGAACCCCGCGGCCTCCTTCGTGGCCTCGGTGCTGAGCTGGCTGCGCTTCCTCCAGGCCGGGCACCTGCCCATCTACCTCCTCTACGTGGTGCTCACCCTCGTGGCCCTCTTCGCGTGGACCCTGAAATGA
- a CDS encoding respiratory chain complex I subunit 1 family protein produces MIRNLAQPALVLLAQMALTLALAPLLPGIVNKVKALFAGRLGPPVLQLYYDLAKLMRKGAVFSRTTTGVFLAGPAVSVAVPFTAALLIPMGSATAPVSFAGDAVVLAYLFGVARFFVVLAALDTGSAFEGMGAAREVTFAVLAEPALFMGLATLARLSGEPSMAPMLTAAGQGWRAASGPLALVLTAWVIVFLVENCRIPFDDPNTHLELTMIHEVMVLDHSGPPLAAVLYGASLKLWVLGALVVKLCLPLRGAWWIDWPAFLGGMALLACAVGVLESIMARLRMRRVSQALIAAVVSGTFGFLLLLLA; encoded by the coding sequence ATGATCCGGAACCTGGCACAGCCCGCCCTCGTGCTCCTGGCCCAGATGGCCCTGACGCTGGCCCTGGCCCCGCTGCTCCCGGGGATCGTGAACAAGGTCAAGGCCCTGTTCGCGGGGCGGCTGGGGCCGCCCGTGCTCCAGCTCTACTACGACCTCGCCAAGCTCATGCGCAAGGGCGCCGTGTTCAGCCGGACCACCACCGGCGTCTTCCTCGCGGGGCCCGCGGTGTCGGTGGCGGTGCCCTTCACCGCGGCGCTGCTCATCCCCATGGGCTCGGCCACGGCCCCCGTGTCCTTCGCCGGAGACGCGGTGGTGCTGGCCTACCTCTTCGGCGTGGCGCGCTTTTTCGTGGTGCTGGCGGCCCTGGACACCGGATCGGCCTTCGAGGGCATGGGCGCCGCGCGCGAAGTGACCTTCGCGGTCCTGGCCGAGCCCGCCCTCTTCATGGGCCTGGCCACCCTGGCCCGCCTCTCGGGCGAGCCCTCCATGGCCCCCATGCTCACCGCCGCGGGCCAGGGCTGGCGCGCCGCCAGCGGGCCCCTGGCGCTGGTGCTCACGGCCTGGGTCATCGTCTTCCTCGTCGAGAACTGCCGCATCCCCTTCGACGATCCCAACACGCACCTGGAGCTCACCATGATCCACGAGGTGATGGTGCTGGACCACTCGGGGCCGCCCCTGGCCGCGGTGCTCTACGGCGCCAGCCTCAAGCTCTGGGTGCTGGGCGCCCTGGTGGTCAAGCTCTGCCTGCCGCTGCGCGGCGCGTGGTGGATCGACTGGCCCGCGTTCCTCGGTGGCATGGCCCTGCTTGCCTGCGCCGTGGGGGTGCTCGAGTCCATCATGGCCCGCCTGCGCATGCGCCGGGTCTCCCAGGCCCTCATCGCCGCCGTGGTTTCGGGCACCTTCGGCTTCCTCCTCCTCCTTCTGGCCTGA
- a CDS encoding proton-conducting transporter membrane subunit, which translates to MILALIYMPLIAAAIVWFMKPGLHRARVLPVAGVLHLALVLVALTRSSHLQPDAWFRLDALGGWMLLVVSTIFTLCSLYAPAYLALRMERNFGVFGVAMLGFLGMASLVATSRHPGVLWVGMEATALSTTPLLYYNKNKRSLEATWKYLLICSVGMALALLGTFFVAYAAQQGGLGEPIYIDRLVANAGAMPTPWLKAGFVLLLVGYGTKMGLAPMHTWKPDAYGETPGIVGTILAGGVTTMAFLSLLRFFSIMAAAGLGLFCRELLVGMGLLSMAWAFVFMIRQGDLRRLLAYSSVEHMGILAFGVGIGGKATLFALFHVAANALVKSVLFLGSGNIVRSFSSKSLADVSGAMRRLPVSGWCFLLGFLAIVGSPPFAPFTSIFGIASTALGGGHLMAGSLFLALLAAIFTAMGSVILPVLQGNPNPASVRTHYEDTFGLTAPLVLALALALILGTWLPGPLQSLLARAALLVEGQP; encoded by the coding sequence GTGATCCTCGCCCTCATCTACATGCCCCTGATCGCCGCGGCCATCGTGTGGTTCATGAAGCCGGGCCTGCACCGGGCCCGGGTCCTGCCTGTGGCGGGCGTGCTCCACCTGGCCCTGGTGCTGGTGGCCCTCACCCGCTCCTCCCACCTCCAGCCCGACGCCTGGTTCCGCCTGGACGCCCTGGGCGGATGGATGCTCCTGGTGGTCTCCACGATCTTCACCCTGTGCTCCCTCTACGCCCCGGCCTACCTCGCCCTGCGCATGGAACGCAACTTCGGCGTGTTCGGCGTGGCCATGCTGGGCTTCCTCGGCATGGCCTCGCTGGTGGCCACCTCGCGCCACCCCGGCGTCCTGTGGGTGGGCATGGAGGCCACGGCCCTGTCCACCACCCCGCTGCTCTACTACAACAAGAACAAGCGCAGCCTCGAGGCCACCTGGAAGTACCTCCTGATCTGCTCGGTGGGCATGGCCCTGGCGCTCCTGGGAACCTTCTTCGTGGCCTACGCCGCGCAGCAGGGCGGCCTGGGCGAACCCATCTACATCGACCGGCTCGTGGCCAACGCCGGCGCCATGCCCACCCCCTGGCTCAAGGCCGGGTTCGTGCTCCTGCTGGTGGGCTACGGCACCAAGATGGGCCTGGCCCCCATGCACACCTGGAAGCCCGACGCCTACGGCGAGACCCCGGGCATCGTGGGCACCATCCTGGCCGGGGGCGTCACCACCATGGCCTTCCTCTCGCTGCTGCGCTTCTTCTCGATCATGGCCGCCGCGGGCCTGGGGCTCTTCTGCCGGGAGCTGCTGGTGGGCATGGGGCTCCTGTCCATGGCCTGGGCCTTCGTGTTCATGATCCGCCAGGGGGACCTGCGCAGGCTCCTGGCCTATTCCAGCGTCGAGCACATGGGCATCCTGGCCTTCGGGGTGGGCATCGGCGGCAAGGCCACCCTGTTCGCCCTCTTCCACGTGGCGGCCAACGCCCTGGTGAAGAGCGTGCTCTTCCTGGGCTCGGGCAACATCGTGCGGAGCTTCTCCAGCAAGAGCCTGGCCGACGTGAGCGGGGCCATGCGGCGCCTGCCGGTGTCGGGCTGGTGCTTCCTGCTGGGCTTCCTGGCCATCGTGGGTTCGCCCCCCTTCGCGCCCTTCACCAGCATCTTCGGCATCGCGTCCACCGCCCTGGGCGGTGGGCACCTCATGGCGGGCTCGCTCTTCCTGGCGCTGCTGGCCGCCATCTTCACCGCCATGGGCTCGGTGATCCTGCCCGTGCTTCAGGGCAACCCCAACCCCGCCAGCGTGCGCACCCACTACGAGGACACTTTCGGACTCACCGCGCCCCTGGTCCTGGCGCTGGCCCTGGCGCTGATCCTGGGCACCTGGCTTCCGGGCCCCCTCCAGTCCCTGCTGGCCCGGGCGGCGCTCCTGGTGGAGGGCCAGCCGTGA
- a CDS encoding hydrogenase, producing MTSAPIINGTAIPLSEVPLLSFPDFQEFIVESCGDSHRLVALSVGPDLAGCAVLASGAGPVLRAVRTTFPATGFPSITPRCPEAHLFEREIAEQRGLKIFGHPWFKPVRYQRALGTPRDAWDRTGPIRPGVADFYRVEGRQVHEVGVGPVHAGVIEPGHFRFQCNGETVFNLEIALGYQHRGIERTLAGGPHRSTLKHMETAAGDTTIGHLWAHCLAVEGLLDLEVPLRANLIRAVALELERLANHTGDLGAIAGDVGFLPTLSYCGRLRGDWLNMTAVLCGSRLGRDLLRPGGVRFDVDAARIDDLRGRLEAAAGDTANAVDLLWHTPSVLARLEGTGRIVRAQAKNIGMVGPAARACGLDRDVRRDHPFGPYLEAAIPAVNEDMGDVAARARVRTQEIQASVEFLRWALDVLRALPPGPVHVDAPRALPPNHLALGMTEGWRGEIAHLALTDDDGRFSRYKIVDPSFHNWTGLALALRGEEISDFPLCNKSFNLSYCGFDL from the coding sequence GTGACCAGCGCGCCCATCATCAACGGCACCGCCATCCCCCTTTCCGAGGTGCCCCTCCTTTCCTTCCCGGACTTCCAGGAATTCATCGTGGAGTCCTGCGGCGACAGCCACCGGCTCGTGGCCCTCTCGGTGGGCCCGGACCTGGCGGGCTGCGCGGTGCTGGCCTCCGGGGCCGGCCCGGTGCTCCGGGCGGTGCGCACCACCTTCCCGGCCACGGGATTCCCGTCCATCACGCCCCGCTGCCCCGAGGCCCACCTCTTCGAGCGGGAGATCGCCGAACAGCGCGGCCTGAAGATCTTCGGCCACCCCTGGTTCAAGCCCGTGCGCTACCAGCGCGCCCTGGGCACCCCGAGGGACGCCTGGGACCGCACCGGACCCATCCGGCCCGGCGTGGCCGACTTCTACCGGGTGGAGGGCCGCCAGGTGCACGAGGTGGGCGTCGGCCCCGTCCATGCCGGGGTCATCGAGCCCGGCCACTTCCGCTTCCAGTGCAACGGCGAGACCGTCTTCAACCTCGAGATCGCCCTGGGCTACCAGCACCGCGGCATCGAGCGCACCCTGGCCGGAGGGCCCCACCGCTCCACCCTCAAGCACATGGAGACCGCTGCGGGCGACACCACCATCGGCCACCTGTGGGCCCATTGCCTGGCCGTCGAGGGCCTGCTTGACCTGGAGGTGCCCCTGCGGGCCAACCTCATCCGCGCCGTGGCCCTGGAGCTGGAACGCCTGGCCAACCACACCGGGGACCTGGGCGCCATCGCCGGCGACGTGGGCTTCCTCCCCACCCTCTCCTACTGCGGGCGGTTGCGGGGCGACTGGCTGAACATGACCGCGGTGCTCTGCGGCAGCCGCCTGGGCCGGGACCTGCTGAGGCCCGGGGGCGTGCGCTTCGACGTGGACGCGGCCCGCATCGACGACCTGCGTGGGCGCCTGGAGGCCGCCGCGGGCGACACCGCCAACGCGGTGGACCTGCTCTGGCACACCCCGTCGGTCCTGGCGAGGCTGGAGGGCACCGGGCGGATCGTCCGCGCCCAGGCCAAGAACATCGGCATGGTAGGGCCCGCGGCGAGGGCCTGCGGCCTGGACCGGGACGTGCGCCGCGACCACCCCTTCGGCCCCTACCTGGAGGCGGCCATTCCGGCCGTGAACGAGGACATGGGCGACGTGGCGGCCCGCGCCCGGGTGCGCACCCAGGAGATCCAGGCCAGCGTCGAGTTCCTGCGCTGGGCCCTGGACGTGCTCCGGGCCCTGCCGCCGGGACCGGTCCACGTCGACGCCCCCCGGGCCCTGCCCCCGAACCACCTGGCTCTGGGCATGACCGAGGGCTGGCGCGGGGAGATCGCCCACCTGGCCCTCACGGACGACGACGGCCGGTTCTCCCGCTACAAGATCGTGGACCCCTCCTTCCACAACTGGACCGGACTGGCCCTGGCCCTGCGGGGCGAGGAGATCTCCGACTTTCCCCTGTGCAACAAGAGCTTCAACCTCTCATACTGCGGGTTCGACCTCTGA
- a CDS encoding hydrogenase produces MLKILASRLRQGHRTNHYPDVVPAMPDRFRGLPEVPEGPCPPDCRACMDACPTEAISAVPGLAIDLGRCLFCTACTDACPDRSLRFTDEFRLATRAREDLLVRSGAGYRVAEALEAKALALFGRSLKLRVVSAGGCNGCEVDVNVLGTIGWDLGRFGIQVVASPRHADAVLICGPVTRNMELALAKTLEATPDPKLVLAVGACAISGGPYLEQEEQLCGAVGAGIHVDLFIPGCPPHPLTILDGLLRLLDRV; encoded by the coding sequence ATGCTGAAGATCCTGGCTTCCCGACTGCGGCAAGGGCACCGCACCAACCACTACCCGGACGTCGTCCCGGCCATGCCGGACCGCTTCCGCGGCCTTCCCGAGGTGCCCGAGGGCCCCTGCCCCCCGGACTGCAGGGCCTGCATGGACGCGTGCCCCACCGAGGCCATCAGCGCCGTGCCCGGCCTGGCCATCGACCTGGGCCGGTGCCTGTTCTGCACCGCCTGCACCGACGCCTGCCCCGACAGGAGCCTGCGGTTCACGGACGAGTTCCGCCTGGCCACGCGCGCCCGGGAGGACCTGCTGGTGCGCTCCGGCGCCGGCTACCGGGTGGCCGAGGCCCTGGAGGCCAAGGCCCTGGCCCTCTTCGGCCGCTCCCTCAAGCTCCGCGTGGTGAGCGCGGGCGGCTGCAACGGCTGCGAGGTGGACGTGAACGTCCTGGGCACCATCGGCTGGGACCTGGGCCGCTTCGGCATCCAGGTCGTCGCCAGCCCCCGCCACGCCGACGCCGTGCTCATCTGCGGCCCCGTCACGCGCAACATGGAACTGGCCCTGGCCAAGACCCTCGAGGCCACCCCCGACCCCAAGCTCGTCCTCGCCGTGGGCGCCTGCGCCATCAGCGGCGGCCCCTACCTGGAGCAGGAGGAGCAGCTGTGCGGCGCCGTGGGGGCCGGAATCCACGTGGACCTGTTCATCCCGGGGTGCCCGCCGCATCCGCTTACGATTCTGGATGGGTTGTTGAGGTTGTTGGACCGGGTCTGA
- a CDS encoding kelch repeat-containing protein — translation MKFLFRFFIPFGALLAIGCGGGGQDGPRPAQAPTAGSFTATGDLATPRAHHTATLLPSGKVLVAGGLTYAAGLVPTASMETYDPAAGAFAPAAAMGTPRYAHTATLLQDGSVLLAGGMGGSALASAERYDPASGTVSPWGSMATPRSNHAAALLTVGPDAGKVLIIGGEDAAGAPLASMEVFDPAAGTFAPCPAALAGGRTRHTATVLEDGRVIIAGGQASAEVEVYDPATRTLAVAGSMLQARSAHTATLLPGSRLLLAGGHAGGALAGNEVCDLSQAAPTFTAAQAMGVPRRDHTATPLPGGPVLITGGSPAAGGSTVTGQAELFDPARMAFVPAAKQVDGVRNGTATLLPGGKVLVVGGLDSLLEPTNAAALYK, via the coding sequence ATGAAATTTTTATTTAGGTTTTTCATACCCTTCGGGGCCCTTCTGGCCATCGGTTGTGGCGGCGGGGGCCAAGATGGCCCCCGTCCCGCCCAGGCGCCCACCGCGGGGAGCTTCACGGCCACGGGAGACCTCGCCACCCCGCGAGCCCACCACACCGCCACCCTCCTCCCGTCCGGCAAGGTGCTGGTGGCGGGGGGTCTCACCTACGCCGCCGGTCTCGTGCCAACGGCGTCCATGGAAACCTACGATCCCGCCGCCGGCGCCTTCGCCCCCGCCGCGGCCATGGGGACGCCCCGCTACGCCCACACCGCCACCCTGCTGCAGGACGGGAGCGTTCTTCTGGCGGGAGGCATGGGCGGGAGCGCCCTGGCCAGCGCCGAGCGGTACGACCCGGCCTCGGGAACCGTGTCCCCCTGGGGTTCCATGGCCACGCCCCGGAGCAACCACGCCGCCGCCCTCCTCACCGTCGGGCCCGATGCCGGCAAGGTGCTGATCATCGGGGGCGAGGATGCCGCCGGCGCGCCCCTGGCCTCCATGGAGGTGTTCGATCCCGCCGCGGGGACCTTCGCCCCGTGTCCGGCGGCCCTGGCCGGGGGGCGGACACGGCACACGGCCACCGTGCTGGAGGACGGCCGGGTAATCATTGCGGGCGGCCAGGCTTCCGCCGAGGTGGAAGTCTATGATCCGGCCACGCGGACCTTGGCGGTGGCGGGATCCATGCTCCAGGCGCGATCGGCCCATACGGCGACCCTTTTGCCGGGCAGCCGGTTGCTCCTTGCCGGGGGGCATGCGGGCGGCGCCCTGGCCGGGAACGAGGTGTGCGACCTGTCCCAGGCCGCCCCCACCTTCACCGCCGCCCAGGCCATGGGGGTGCCCCGCCGCGACCACACCGCGACCCCCCTTCCCGGTGGCCCGGTCCTGATCACGGGGGGAAGCCCCGCGGCCGGAGGGTCCACCGTCACGGGGCAGGCGGAGCTGTTCGATCCCGCCCGGATGGCGTTCGTTCCCGCGGCCAAACAGGTGGATGGCGTCAGGAACGGCACCGCGACGCTGCTTCCCGGCGGAAAGGTCCTGGTCGTGGGGGGCCTGGATTCACTCCTGGAACCCACAAACGCCGCAGCCCTTTATAAATAA